The window aaaggatgtacccagtgcacaaggctcccgccactgcagggtctggggagggtcataatgtagcagccttacccctgcttttacagagaagctgtttccagactcgaacccgtgaccacttggtcaccaTGGAGCAACTTTAACATTGCAacaaggcccaccctctaaaTACAGAATAAAAAAGATGTGGAAGTAGATTACACAACAGAAAAGCAGGGCTCAGTAATATACCTTTATATAAAGCTCATGAACCTcttggaagaagcttttgatTCCATCGTCATTACGAGAATCATGAAGCAGCATAAATCGTGTGTGTATGATAAGATCAgtcaaagaaattaaagaatcTAGTATgtgaaaacacacacacaaacacacatgcACGCACATACACACCACATATGCATAATACAATATTTCCCCTAACAAAATATCTCTCTCAGATAAAATAATTACAAGCACTCTGGTTCATCTGTTCTTTCtgtcaaaataataaaatatagggATAATGTTTTCTGTCGGGGGCGCTGgagtatctctctcctcccctctacgaaatgacatctctgccccctgttgggggaaggagagagatagacccagGGGGCGTTGGCAAAGACCACGCTTCCCGAACAGAAAACATCATCCCTAAAATATATTACCCCATGAATCAATTTGTAGATAGGAAGGATATGACCCGCAGTAACATGAACTGACATCATCAAATCATTGAACCTGTCCACGGCCTTCAAGAACCTGTATGAAGCATATCGAaagaaaaaattaccaaaaggggagaagatgatgaaaaagagaaaaatgaaaactaCACGAGCATAAATTTTATTGGAAGAGGGGACTAATTTGCTAATGTGAACCTCCATCaagtaaaatttaaaagaaaaacagcAATGGAATCTCACATAGCACTTGTATTCCATGCAATGTCTTGAACAATATCCAAAGCTGCATGCAAAATGAATTGATGCTGCTGTGCGGCTTCTTCTTTCTGCCATAATGTGAAAGGTCATTGTGTCAACCCTAAATGATTACTAAGGAAAGTACAAAAGTATTTACCCAAAATGAGGATACTAAACATACAgcatgtatactaaatgtctaAATTGCAGTAGAGCAGCACACAATGTAATGGTGAAACTACTACCACGTTTTTGTTGAGATACATTTTAATGATAACACAAAATGTACCAGGaagataataaattatcatggcCAAAGTGCTCTCTCTAGAACAACATATTGTTAGAGACTGGAACATAAAGTTTCTTAGAAGCCTAGTAGGCAAATTTCCATATTATTGGTGAACTTTGCATAATTCGCATGTTATAGGTGAGGTTTGGgtatttctcaaaaaaaaaaaaatctaatataTCCAACAATTGAAAATAGGAATACAAATCCAAACACTGGATTGAAAGtaggaaaaattacaaatgaACACACTGAATTGCTAACACATAGAAATAATTTATCATACTCTTCAAATGCATAGGACAAGTTGAATGAATGATGTGAAATCCATGAAATGAAAGAAGTTGAAATGAAAAAACATGAAATAATAGCACTTGGTTACTATATGTCCCCATATATAAATTTGCTAAAAATCCAAGCATTCCACTAGGAAAGCCATTCATTATGATAATTATGAAAATGGATATTGAAATAAGAATCTCAAGCAAAGTATTGGAACATCATATCATCTCAAATCTGCATAAAACTAACACTTTCCATTAGaattaggacttcaaattaaataTGGTGTTGGAGATGCCTCTGGGAAGTACACGGAGACAATGAATacaaaatacaataaaaaggAAACTATACCTTAAGTGCAGAGCCCACTTCAGCTTCATATATAGGAATGTCATTTCTGCTGACAATAATGAAACATGCTGTACCTGCCATATCCTTCTCTACCAGAAGAACTTTCAAACTCCAACGGGTTTCAAACTTCAAAAAAGGAGTAAAATAAAGTCAAAGATTTTGCGACACATAAGAGACGCGAGATCAAACAGTAACTGAGAATAAGTTACAGGCTTTCTGCATGCTTTCCATACAACGTAGAAGACGATAAATCAACTAAGgatcatagttagtaagttcaggAACGACAATTGAATTGGTACGGATACGAAcagcaataatacttttcaaaaatatgGCGCAATAAGACGCATACGGTAATGATACAATATGCATTTAATATGGCTTCTCCATAAGCAAAAATATGAACATATATTCAACAGACATGCACCACCTAATGCAAGTTATTCCCTTACGAATCAGATagattaaacaaaataatagcatgtaCACAATGAGTCTGATGACCTCTAGTGTTTACATTTATTGGGCCTATTTATCAAACCCTGAACTCCTAAACCCAActaccaaaaaggaaaaaaaatcataaacataacaaaagaacaataaaacTAAAGGTGATTCACTGAATTAATTCTGGCCTTTATGGCAAAATTGCAGATCCACAGCCAAACCTGTGTAACCcaattaaaaaaccaaaaactctGAATTATGGTGGGTCTTATATCATGGAGGTCTTAATTTGAATGTTCTTTTACTTTAATCTCATTTTGCGTCTTGGATTTTATTACAACTGTTGCCTCGTCTAAAAGCTAAAATTGATTCAGTTGGAAACTATAAAACAGGCCTTCCCCGAATGATGTtccaaatcatggttttagAACTTGGAGAATTGACTCATTTTCTAACTGGCTGATTGCTGAGTCATTATGAACAATCATTATTAACTGTAAATAGGGTATTTGTCTTATGGTATTTTCAATGAGAGAGATGTTGGACTAAGAATGGAAGTATTTCCAAGCTACAGCACGTCAGCACCTACAGCTACAGGAAATCACTCAACGGTTGGAATAGGAGCTGCAAACTTGGCAGGGAAATTGATGTCGTATATTCCCCACACTGAATCTGGCAGGGATGGAGGGAAGAACATAAACCTAAATGTCTGATGGAGAGGAAGTAGTGGTGTTGGCTTGTTGGATTTTGAACCATCTGAAAGCTTACTCAAGCACCTTTACAATGGAACACCTCAAGATCCAGCAACTAATAGTATGATTAATACAGAGAAGacttaaagagaagaagaaggggtcgAGGTCTGCTTCAAGTACCGCTGCAATCTTTGGCCAAacagagacggagaagaagaagaagaggaatcgATATTATTCCCACCGCTGCAATCACAGACTGCAACCGCCTTAGATGGAGagtagatgaagaagaggaagggggcaGAGGGTATTGAGCCTTAGAAGTAGACTCGCTGGCCACCGGTAAACTGAAACGAgaacggagatggagaagaacgAGGCAGCCAATAAGGTTCCATGATTTGGGTATTTTGGGTTCTTGGGAGCTGCAATTGGGACTTTGTAAGTACAGGTACAGCAAAAAAAGAGTGTGGATGTGCACGAatattaaacggactagacggcaataataattttcaaaaatctggCACAATAGAACGTGTACGACAATGATACGATACATGTTTAATACAGCTGCTTtgggagcaaaaatacgggcatatattcactctGCAACAGACATTtacaccacctaataaacacaataacagGTTCATAATGCAGCAAAATACAGAATATAATAAGTAATCCAAAACAATGGAGCAATCTCCAACAACATATAATCTAACACAGTGCAACTTGCACACGTAACAAATAATCCACAGTAAACAACCATTGTATAGATCTTCTAAAAGAACAACTTTCATTATGAAGTGTTAATTTCAGTATTTCAAGGGGACGGTTGACATGGTAGGCTGATTATGAGTTACAAAGCTATGACTGCATATCAGTTCAACAGGTGTTCAGCCAAGATCATAAAAGAGGCTTAATATTTAGACTTTGAATTGCAGATTTGTAGGCCAAGGTCCACGAATACAAGGTTATCCAACCCACCTTTCATGAAACTTCTACTAATGGATCTCATGCTCTCACGCCATTACCAAGGGGCAATGCCTAATCCACGCCGTTGTCACCAACCACAGGGGCTAAAATATTGTTTTAAACATTTGGGTCTGGCTAGTTCAGAAGTTATGATGGTAAGGGACTGTCAATGGAGTTCAAACCACTATGGATTTGCTTCATTTGGAAGTGTGAGATCAGGCTGGAATATTGTTGATTCCATTCATTAGTGTGTGGAGTTAGGGATCAACAGGTTCAACCCACATGATCTGATACAGATATTTAAGAAAAAGCTTATCTGCAGACGCTTTCTTCAATTCTCACCAACCGAAAAAGAATAGTAACGTGAATCATCACAAAGGGAAAAGACCCAGTGATGATAATCGTATAATCTTAGAAAAATAATGTAATGGGAAGTGAACTAGACTGTTTAGAGAAGAGGGATTATCCTTTCATAGTGAAAGCTGGTTCACCGTTTTCACCACTGTCATCGACGGGAGAAAAAAACACAGATATAGAGtacggagaagaggaagggactTACCGAGAAGAGACTCGTCGGCAGGCGCTGCAATCAACTGCGATCTGGGTCTGGGAACGGAGCTTCGCGGCTGCTATCAACTGGAACAGAGACGGGGAGATTCTCTAGTCGTCGCTCCAATCGATTGGGaaaggagacgaagaagaaagggggggcaGGGGCTTGGCTTCCAAAACCAGAGAAAATGATAACCCCAGAAGTTCTTCTTCGGTGTTATGTTTCGATTtgggttgttttttttgttttttggttttttttttgggtaaattacacgttaCCCTCTAGATTTTAAATGaaattcagatcaccccctgatttttaaaAACATTCAAAACACCCCCTCCAtggtaatggtgttagtctactattagttattggtgtgtagggctgtaaacggatcgaattcagctcggatagtgctatatacgcatccgcatccgattatctatcggacggattcggatagtgctaaacagatacggacacgaatatggatcggatattttatccatttacatgtaaatatagcttttcggatagctataacctatccgtatccgtttccgcatccgtttagcttttggacggattcggatagtgctaaacggatatggaaatggttttcggctattcatttacacccctattggtgtgaaaggactactCTTGTACttaaacattagaattaaatttacaatactacctttcatcttcaacattgatcatgggtagtttagggatttaaatttatttaactggttgacatcaacacttaacagcataaaactaacggtagggactaatttgtcatattggggtctaaagtAATgggtaatttgagttttttcaaaaaccagggggtgatttgagtttcattggaAAATCAGGGGGCGACATATAATTTACCCTCCCTAAATTTATTTATAGCTCTGCAAATGACCCAACTAATTGGGGATTCTAATAGAAGATGGCTCTCTGATTATTTGGCTAGTCTACCCACCATACCTACCAAACTTCAATGCAATAATTTCTTGAAAAGTTCTGTTCTTTAATCCAATAGGGGAAAGAAACCAAGTAGCTTTAATGAAAATGCAATGGACAAATGCATATAGAACCCTTTGATATGGTATTATGGATCCACTTATGTTGATCTACATATGGCAGTTCATGATCTCAAGATGTTTTGccatgaaaaaaaagaagtccaTAATCTCATCACTGGATAGGTACAGTGAGCCAAGCAGTATGGGGCCTGTTGTAGGACTTGGGTGCTCCAATTCCCACTGAACCTGTCCAGTGACTGCAAAGCCAAAGGAGCCATCATAGACTCCCTGCTTAAACAATATGATTCATGCTCACATATACCTAAATGAATACACATACATGTCTTGATCAAAAGAAGATATACATACATGCATACACCTTTATTTGTACAGGATAAAAAAGATTCGAACTGAATGGtgtaaaatacccaaaaattaTGGCCAGCGAAATGAAATTTAAACTACACCATGCATAGTGAAGCAAATGGGGCATCAAACAACCTTCAGTTCACTTCAATTTGTTTTGATCAAACAACCTTCAGTTCACCTTAAATGCAGCAGGAAGTTTATGAAAATTCTACATGGTAATTAATAGATGGGTATGGGGGAGATGGAAGCTACGGATTTCAGATATGGTGATTCACAGTCTAATAGGCCCTAATCCATgagttcattaaaaaaattcaggtCATTTATCCATCTTCTTGACATGgtgaaaacagaaaacaaattgGTATGCCGTCCAATAGGCCCTAATCCATgagttcattaaaaaaaaaaaaaaaaaaggaaacacattCAAGCAAGGAACCAAACTGCATACAGAAGATCTGGTCCATTTTGAGTTTTACATCTGAGATGGTAATATATTACCTGAGACAAAATAGGAAACAAAGGGTGTTGATCCATACCTTTTCGGTTGTAGGGTGTTGATTAAAGGGGTgctgatccacttcctgagacaaaaCGGGAAAAAAATTGGATCAATCTTCCATAATCTCCACACAGAGACGGTGAGAGGGAgagtatgagagggagagagagagacagagagaggaaaagagccAAAAATGACACAGAGAgtatgagaaggagagagagaggtgcagaGAGTGcaagaaatagagagggagaaagagaaacagagagagggaaacagCAAAAGCGAGGGAGGTAGAGCAtacgagagatagagaggagagagagcgagagagagtgagaaatcTCACCTGTTGCAGAGCGAGGAGTCCTTCCTTCGTCGTCTCCAAAATTGGTGCTAGCAGAGCGAGAGATGAGTTTCGTGGTTTCTCTAAAAAAATCACGGGTTTTGTGACTTTTGTCCGTCGCGCgtcgttctttgttctttgtagACCGTCtcaagaacgttcttttggtgctcaagacCTCCAGTTCGTtctagaagaataaaaaaatgaaccgtaaagccaaacactttttcatgtttttttattcttttttaacaaaagaactgttcagaacgttaccaaacgtagcctaagtATCTTGATTACAAAGGTGATCTCGTCACTGTTAGGTGATGCATGAATCCTCCATGAACAACCTCTCCCACTGCAAATTACAGTGACTCTGTTcttatcatttttcttcttcaaaacctAAATTCCTTCTTGAATTTCATATTCCATCAACACCTCTCTCAATTGATTAACATTTATAAACTCTTGACCAACACTCAGTACAATGTGTTGGTCTACAACACCATCTATGTCAAACATTTCCCCTCCCTTTTCAGACTCACATTCTGTACTGttgtttcattacttttctGCTCTCTTATGTcctcatttccttcttcttcaaatcctgaATTATCTTCACTTGTACTATCAGACAATACTAGCTGCATGAACATCTTGCTCAATGGTAGTAGAAGTTGTCCTAGAAATCCTAACAAAGACACCACATCTGCCTACACATCTACTTGACATGCCAACCTCTTCAAAAGCCATACCAATGTCACTCAAAGTTGCATTACTTTGATTGAAAAATGAGACACCAATCGAACTACTTTTATGTCCTCCTCCAAGAACAGTAGTGTGGCTAGAATCTATCCTCACAGTAGCATTCCTCACAATGGGTGTACTCATTCTCCCAAATGTGGGTGTACCCCCCATACCTATGGTGGACTGCCCCTCTCTCCTTACTATGGGTGTACCCCCCCCTACCTACTGTGGGTGTGGCTGATCTTGCAATTGAACCACCCCTACGTATAGCAGCTTTTGGTGGCCTACTAAAACTTGTTTGTCTCTGATTTTGACTCTCAATCAACTCAACAGGAGTAAGCACTTCTGCTCCCATTTCTGGCCGATCTATTACAGTATCACCATCAATCACTCCCAATTTGTGTCCATTGATGGTAGTACATTCAGTTTGCTCGGTCACTTGTACATTGTAAACATAAAGATGTATATCATCCATTTCATTGAACTCATCAAACATCTTTACTATATCAGTGTCACTCTGCACATCTACATCTTTCATGGATGTTACATATTTCACTGTAAAGTTGACAGACATTCCCTTGGATATATAACTCAAAACTGAGTTGTATATATCCCCAATCATCTCAAGATAACCAAATCTATCCATATCTACCAATTTAGATTCAACCCTCACATAATGGTACACCAACATGCAAATCGTATTAGCCATTCAACAAATTTATGTCTGTAATCATAAACAAAACTCAAGTGCTTAACAAAATATTAGATTCAAGCATAGAGTTTAATAGATTTAACAATTTAACAAATCAATGTGTTCTAGCACGAACACaaatagtttaaaattttagtGGCTTCAAGTATGAACACAAACATGAAGGATGGGGGTGGGAACAGACAAATTCAAGTcattgggttgggtttgggcaaccTACCAAGCCAGCCAAACCTGCCCAGTATCAAACATATCCCAACCATAACCTCAAGCAAGTTCCAAGCTTGGTCAATCCCAAATGGAATCAGCTAAGTTAAGGAATTCAGGGCTTGCTAGGACTGCAGGTTTGGTTTAGATCCTAAACATTCAGGTGCTGATGAAGCTTCATTCAACAAAACATAGCGACATTTGACAAGGTATCAAGTCATCCAATAGATGCAGATACAATATTTTAGAACATATCAGGTGCTTAAAGTTCAGAGAACTTTTCTGTAACATATTTAGCATGCATCACATATGCATAACATGCATTGCTCGAACCACAAAGAGCAAGGAGTGGTGACATGataaacaaaaaatgcaatTGAAATTAAAGGGATGTTGCATTCAAGCTCagcaaataattgaaacaaaataTGATCCCAAACTCCAAATATGATCCCTAAACCTCCAAATTAAGCAATAATTACATAAAGAAATATGATCCAAATATCCAAGTTAAACCAAAATCATAACAATTTGAACCAATTGAATAACAAATTacataaaccctaaacctatttaacataaaccctaaacctatttCACCGAAATTAAACTTAACTATTCAGgttcacaaaaaaaaaccctagtttaaCATCATTTCAGTATACACAATAATCACAACGAGATAAACCTTAGTTTGTTAGGGGTTTTCACTTACAGTGTATATGAGGTCCTCTGATAGTGAAAATTGTAGTAATGAGATGAAGACTTGCAGGTTTTCGCTTCAATCGTCGGTCCTTTCTTCTCCAAGAACAACCGCGAAGATGAAGCGCAAGAGCAAGAGGAGAACAATTCCCTCACCTGGCCGTGAAGATGCAGTGCATGAGCGAGAGGAGATCAGTACCCTCACTGGCCGCGAAGATGAAGTGTAagagaggaagatgagttgcagggttgaGTTGCAGACCTAAAGCTCGATTCCCTCTTTTGCCTCGCTTTAAAGGTCATATGCCTAAGTGAGGTCAAATGGGTCATTCTAACCTatcaaggggtagaatggtccaaAAATGTTCAAAAACTAGGATCCGTTATAACATAATGTCTCTGACTAACGGGAGGGACTagagtggtacttagtttggaaagcagtgGTGCAcgtggaattagtgaaagtttaggggggcaactgtaagtttgaccattttcaaggggcatttggaaaaaccccttttttttttaaggtaaggTTACAATAGGAACAGATTGGCCaaggccttttaaaaccccaacccaaccctgaatACTCCTAACTTAGCCCATGCCCGCTCTGACTCGGGGCCTAAAAATCTCAATCTTGACGGGCTCAGCCCAGCACAAGCCCACCCTGATTGGGCCAggccgggttggccctgattggcgCCGACCTTGACCTTGACCCTGGCCctggccctgaccctgaccctgaccctgaccctaatcCTAACCACTTTCAGAATATGATTCAATCtgaactaagggtgtcaaacggtacGGTTCGGTTGCGGTGTGGAttacattttgataaggtgaaatcaaaatcgaaccggaTAGGAATCAACCAAAATTAGAATCGTTTGCATACAGTCCAGTTTTATcgatttttatttggttttcatTATCTGATTCACAACTGGTTTACAGGCGGTTTGTGTAGTGTCTTTTTGGGAAACAGTAATGAAGACAACCTCGATTTTCAAGGCCTTTATATTTCTAtgtttccccattctctccagttctccctcactcatcatatttccctttcctattctttgtttttccttttttttttttcttctccactctcacatgataaacaaactatttcttctattaaaatgtaggattttgttaatccattttaacatcatccataattttcaattcatacttgaacaaatataatatatagttaacccatgacattttacttattttatgtttcaagtatgatgcaataattatgtttattaaattaattattatgttattacttaatccaattgatgcatgagTTAGTATTCGAGTAAGAGGTATCGCTTTTTATTCGATTTTTTCGGTTTCTTATAAGGTTTAGAACCGCAGTTTTGTGGtgcaaatcaaaatcgaaccgaaaaAAGAACCTATAAAATAAAATCGGATCATTTTTCTACAGTGCGGTTCGGTTCAATCGTAAACGGTCGGTTTTGATtccattttgacatccttaatcTGAaccaataataaaattctgAGAAAATGAAAGTGCAATactagaaaagaagaaaataactgGAGTAGATCAATAAATCAAAATACATACATGCAAGTGGATAGATACAACAAGGTGATCATGGAAACATAGGCAATAGTTCAGGTGTATTAACTATAATGTTCAGCATGACAGGGCTAAAACCATGTgtataataaaagaagaagaaaaaaatagtgaTTAAGTGAAAGTCTAGAAAATTAGGAAAATCCATTAGCGAGATTACGATCAGCTGGCAAACTAGATGCGTAAATAAGAGATTTAAAACTCTTAGTCCCAGGTTTTTCTCATATATAATCATAAACACCAAAGGAATCAAGAAATATTAGCCAAAAAAT is drawn from Telopea speciosissima isolate NSW1024214 ecotype Mountain lineage chromosome 1, Tspe_v1, whole genome shotgun sequence and contains these coding sequences:
- the LOC122660543 gene encoding trafficking protein particle complex subunit 2-like codes for the protein MAGTACFIIVSRNDIPIYEAEVGSALKKEEAAQQHQFILHAALDIVQDIAWNTSAMFLKAVDRFNDLMMSVHVTAGHTRFMLLHDSRNDDGIKSFFQEVHELYIKILLNPLYLPGSRIISSHFDTKVRALARKYL